In Longimicrobiaceae bacterium, one genomic interval encodes:
- a CDS encoding GNAT family N-acetyltransferase → MEFRRATDADAPFLAEINRQLIAEEWNGGGMSLEGLESRMRRWLEEGDYEALIFSEGGETVAYALVRIDEDSAYIRHFFVLREHRGRRLGSAVMKVLLGEIIPPAHRIVLDVLATNEAGQAFWRSQGFRAYSMEMERLPTPPE, encoded by the coding sequence ATGGAATTCAGACGAGCGACGGACGCCGACGCGCCGTTCTTGGCGGAGATCAACCGGCAGCTCATCGCCGAGGAGTGGAACGGCGGCGGCATGTCGCTGGAAGGCCTGGAGAGCCGGATGCGGCGCTGGCTGGAGGAGGGCGACTACGAGGCGCTCATCTTCTCCGAGGGCGGCGAGACGGTGGCCTACGCGCTGGTGCGGATCGATGAGGATTCGGCGTACATCCGCCACTTCTTCGTGCTGCGCGAGCACCGCGGGCGCCGCCTGGGCTCGGCGGTGATGAAGGTGCTGCTGGGCGAGATCATCCCCCCCGCGCACCGCATCGTGCTGGACGTGCTCGCGACCAACGAGGCCGGCCAGGCCTTCTGGCGCTCCCAGGGCTTCCGCGCATATTCGATGGAGATGGAGCGCCTCCCCACGCCGCCGGAATAG